One region of Mucilaginibacter sp. 14171R-50 genomic DNA includes:
- a CDS encoding DUF2851 family protein has protein sequence MLFTEDFLHYVWKFRLFDRIDLRTTEGEELEVYSSGLHNTHAGPDFQNARIRIGQATWAGNAELHLSSSDWQRHGHTTDNAYDNVILHVVYRDDEPLFRADGRKVPTLELKDRISPDLYNRYHNLVFGTQTVIPCEASIASVDGLTMQNWLTRILVERLEKRSEAVISALEINRGDWEETFYQFLAANFGFKTNALPFELMARSLPQSILAKNKNNAMQIEALIFGQAGFLTGNLEDEYPRKLKQEYEYLAKKYTLRPIENHLWKFLRMRPQNFPTIRLAQFAALVVKSNHLFSKVLEIKEVKNLRQLFTDIGVNPYWETHYRFDKESAPASKGLGAASIDTILLNTVVLFLFSYGRHMKLQHFVSRALKLLENLPAEQNNITADFANLGVKIDNAFESQALLELKNTYCDYKKCLQCGVGIKVLRPN, from the coding sequence ATGCTTTTCACCGAAGACTTTTTACATTACGTTTGGAAGTTCCGCTTGTTCGATCGTATCGACCTGCGCACAACCGAGGGTGAGGAGTTAGAGGTGTATTCGTCGGGTTTGCATAATACCCATGCCGGGCCCGATTTTCAGAACGCCCGTATCCGTATAGGGCAAGCTACCTGGGCAGGTAACGCGGAACTGCACCTTTCCTCGTCAGACTGGCAACGCCATGGGCATACAACAGATAACGCCTACGATAATGTAATACTGCACGTGGTTTACCGCGATGATGAGCCGCTGTTTAGAGCCGATGGCCGTAAGGTGCCTACCCTTGAGCTTAAAGATCGTATATCGCCGGATTTATATAACCGGTATCACAATCTTGTTTTTGGTACGCAGACGGTTATCCCTTGCGAAGCAAGTATTGCCAGTGTGGATGGCCTTACCATGCAAAACTGGCTAACGCGAATATTGGTTGAGCGGCTGGAAAAACGTTCGGAGGCGGTTATTAGCGCGCTTGAAATAAACCGCGGCGACTGGGAGGAAACCTTTTACCAGTTCCTGGCCGCAAATTTCGGGTTTAAAACCAACGCCCTGCCATTTGAGTTGATGGCCAGATCGCTGCCGCAAAGTATCCTCGCCAAAAATAAAAATAACGCCATGCAGATAGAAGCCCTGATATTTGGGCAGGCAGGTTTTTTAACTGGAAATTTGGAGGACGAGTATCCGCGAAAGTTGAAACAGGAATACGAGTATTTGGCTAAAAAGTACACGCTGCGGCCCATAGAAAATCACCTTTGGAAGTTTTTAAGAATGCGTCCTCAAAACTTCCCCACCATCAGGCTGGCCCAGTTTGCCGCGTTGGTGGTAAAATCGAACCACCTGTTCTCAAAAGTGCTGGAAATAAAGGAAGTTAAAAACCTGCGCCAGCTGTTCACGGATATCGGCGTAAATCCATATTGGGAAACACACTACCGCTTTGATAAGGAATCGGCACCGGCAAGTAAAGGCCTGGGGGCAGCATCTATTGACACGATATTGCTGAACACCGTCGTATTGTTCTTGTTTAGCTATGGGCGGCACATGAAGTTGCAGCATTTTGTAAGCCGGGCACTAAAATTGCTTGAGAATTTACCTGCAGAGCAAAACAATATTACGGCAGATTTTGCTAACTTAGGGGTGAAAATTGATAATGCCTTTGAGTCGCAGGCGCTGCTGGAGTTAAAAAATACGTATTGCGATTATAAGAAATGCCTGCAATGCGGCGTTGGTATTAAAGTGTTAAGACCAAATTGA
- a CDS encoding PspC domain-containing protein, with translation MLQRIITFFERYSFGVCTYLGERFNISISKIRLFFIYSSFLAVGFPLIFYFFAGIVLDIRNYIKRSRTRAVDM, from the coding sequence ATGTTACAACGGATAATCACCTTTTTTGAGCGCTACTCGTTTGGGGTATGCACCTACCTGGGCGAGCGTTTTAATATTTCGATCAGCAAGATTAGGCTTTTCTTTATCTATTCGTCGTTTTTGGCGGTGGGATTCCCGCTGATATTTTATTTTTTCGCGGGCATAGTACTCGATATCCGGAACTACATCAAACGCAGCCGCACGCGCGCAGTAGACATGTGA
- a CDS encoding DUF72 domain-containing protein — MEFGRVTDHELPLVDFTLPPDPAFTRETLAAAEKSQPLQVHVGCAKWGRKEWVGKIYPPKTKDANFLDEYVKHFNCIELNATFYQTYGPETITKWKQKADVNPNFKFCPKFSQSISHIRRLKNAEEVTTQYYEGVMAFGDKLGPLFLQLSDNFTPKSLPELTAYLEQLPTDVPVFVELRHKDWFAIPENRDAAFNLFKRLKIGSIITDASGRRDCLHMMLPTPHAFIRFVGNSLHPTDYARCDEWAERIAEWKEQGLQSVWFFMHQHDERYSPELCDYVIDRLNQTLDMQMQRPQFIDRDKGLFG, encoded by the coding sequence ATGGAATTTGGCCGCGTAACCGATCATGAACTGCCTCTTGTAGATTTTACCCTGCCGCCCGACCCGGCCTTTACCCGCGAAACCCTGGCCGCAGCTGAGAAAAGCCAGCCGCTGCAGGTGCATGTGGGCTGTGCCAAATGGGGCCGTAAGGAATGGGTGGGCAAAATATACCCGCCAAAAACTAAAGACGCCAACTTTTTAGATGAATACGTAAAGCATTTTAACTGCATTGAACTTAACGCAACTTTTTATCAAACATACGGCCCCGAAACCATCACCAAATGGAAACAAAAAGCCGATGTAAACCCAAATTTTAAATTTTGCCCCAAGTTTTCGCAAAGCATCAGCCACATCCGCAGGCTTAAAAACGCTGAAGAAGTTACCACCCAATACTACGAGGGTGTTATGGCCTTCGGCGATAAGCTTGGCCCGCTGTTTTTGCAGTTGAGCGATAACTTTACACCCAAAAGCTTACCGGAGCTAACCGCCTACCTGGAGCAGCTGCCCACCGATGTGCCTGTATTTGTTGAACTGCGGCACAAAGACTGGTTTGCCATACCCGAAAACCGCGATGCCGCTTTTAACCTTTTTAAACGGCTGAAAATAGGCTCTATAATAACCGATGCCAGCGGCCGCCGCGATTGCCTGCACATGATGCTACCCACGCCGCATGCCTTTATACGTTTTGTGGGCAACAGCCTGCACCCTACTGATTATGCCCGCTGCGACGAATGGGCAGAACGCATTGCCGAATGGAAAGAGCAGGGCTTGCAGTCGGTATGGTTTTTTATGCACCAGCACGATGAGCGCTACTCGCCCGAGCTATGTGATTACGTAATTGACAGGCTAAACCAAACGCTGGATATGCAAATGCAGCGCCCCCAATTTATTGACCGGGACAAGGGCTTGTTTGGATAG
- a CDS encoding SDR family oxidoreductase produces the protein MSTQKIALITGGSRGLGKNAALKIAGKGIDVIITYRTKKEEADEVVNQIALAGQNAAALQLDTSTIKTFDAFKQQLTDTLQQKWNRDTFDFLVNNAGIDAASPFAKTTEEDFDNLFNVHFKGVYFLTQTLLNTIADGGRIINLSTGLTRFATPGYAAYASMKGAIEVFTKYLAKELGSRGIAANLVAPGIVETDFTKRAFESHPKMHEFISSITALGRPGQPDDIGGVIAFLCTEDARWINAQRIEASGGMFL, from the coding sequence ATGAGCACACAAAAAATTGCACTGATAACGGGCGGCAGCAGGGGCCTTGGCAAAAACGCCGCGTTAAAAATAGCCGGCAAAGGCATAGATGTTATTATTACCTACCGCACTAAAAAAGAGGAAGCGGACGAGGTAGTGAACCAGATAGCGCTGGCAGGACAAAACGCTGCTGCCCTGCAGCTTGACACATCAACAATAAAAACGTTTGATGCCTTTAAGCAGCAGCTGACCGATACCCTGCAGCAAAAATGGAACCGGGACACTTTTGATTTTTTGGTAAACAACGCCGGTATAGATGCCGCGTCGCCGTTTGCCAAAACCACCGAAGAGGATTTTGACAACCTGTTTAACGTTCACTTTAAAGGCGTTTACTTTTTAACGCAAACCCTGCTTAACACCATTGCCGATGGCGGGCGCATCATCAACCTATCTACCGGCCTTACGCGGTTTGCCACACCGGGTTACGCGGCTTATGCATCAATGAAAGGCGCTATAGAGGTGTTTACCAAATACCTGGCGAAGGAGCTGGGCAGCCGCGGTATTGCCGCCAACCTGGTTGCGCCGGGCATAGTTGAAACCGATTTCACCAAAAGGGCGTTTGAAAGCCATCCTAAAATGCACGAGTTCATATCCTCAATTACCGCGCTTGGGCGCCCCGGCCAGCCGGATGATATTGGCGGCGTGATCGCGTTTTTATGCACCGAAGATGCCCGCTGGATAAACGCGCAAAGGATCGAAGCTTCGGGCGGGATGTTCCTGTAA
- a CDS encoding AraC family transcriptional regulator has protein sequence MPTPIPKKILARRHEIFADYVRELDKHLDDIMHDRTTEMLEIRDFAELLHIHPTHLTNTIKLTTGKPPCWYFESRIMDLAKTMLQQNIPIKQIAFKLTFDASNFTKFFKRFEGVTPKEYRERVLSEPVHL, from the coding sequence ATGCCAACTCCCATCCCAAAGAAAATATTGGCCCGCCGGCACGAAATATTTGCCGACTACGTGCGGGAACTTGATAAGCATTTGGATGATATTATGCATGACCGCACCACCGAAATGCTGGAGATAAGGGATTTTGCCGAACTGCTGCACATACACCCTACCCACCTGACCAATACCATAAAGCTCACCACCGGTAAACCGCCCTGCTGGTATTTTGAAAGCCGGATAATGGACCTTGCCAAAACTATGCTGCAACAAAATATCCCCATAAAACAAATAGCCTTTAAACTTACGTTCGATGCTTCAAACTTCACCAAATTTTTCAAGCGCTTTGAAGGCGTAACGCCGAAAGAATACCGGGAACGGGTGTTGTCTGAACCGGTGCATTTGTAA
- a CDS encoding amidase gives MQRRNFLRSGALAGIGLATIGAASCSQPADKAQAPAENNAFNDDFELNEAAIADLQKKMADGTHTSRSITELYLKRIDAIDKAGPKINSVIELNKSAQDMADNMDRERKAGKLRGPLHGIPVLIKDNIDTGDNMHTTAGSLALSDNFAKQDAFIVHKLREAGAVLLGKTNLSEWANFRSSRSTSGWSSRGLQTKNPYVLDRNPSGSSAGSGAATAANLCAIAIGTETDGSIVSPSSVNGLVGIKPTVGLWSRSGIIPISKTQDTAGPMARTVKDAAILLGALTGIDTADDATIKSKPEKDYSRYLDINGLKGKRLGLVKIEKLPASTNRLLQEAIATLKKQGAEIIEVDLDTRLKPIEGSEFTVLLYEFKDGLNKYLSKAGSKVETLADVIDFNKKNEDKAMPFFKQETAEYAQTKGDLNSKEYLDAVGKTTKYSRQGIDGLLQENKLDALIAPTNGFAVCIDLINGDYDNGFSFSGPAAMAGYPHITVPMGAWHDLPMGLSFVGTAWSEGKLISLAHAYEQASKKRTPPKFKPDLFV, from the coding sequence ATGCAACGAAGAAACTTTTTACGATCAGGCGCCCTGGCGGGCATCGGCCTGGCCACCATAGGCGCTGCATCATGCAGTCAGCCTGCTGATAAGGCACAAGCTCCGGCAGAAAATAATGCTTTTAACGATGATTTTGAGCTGAACGAAGCCGCCATCGCCGATCTGCAAAAAAAGATGGCCGACGGCACGCACACCTCGCGCAGTATTACTGAACTGTACCTAAAAAGAATAGATGCTATAGATAAGGCGGGGCCGAAGATCAATTCGGTGATAGAGCTGAACAAAAGCGCGCAGGACATGGCTGATAATATGGACAGGGAACGCAAGGCTGGTAAACTGCGCGGCCCGCTGCATGGCATCCCGGTGCTGATAAAAGACAACATCGATACCGGCGATAATATGCATACCACGGCCGGCTCGCTGGCTTTAAGCGATAATTTTGCCAAACAGGATGCCTTTATTGTACATAAGCTGCGCGAAGCAGGCGCCGTGCTGTTAGGAAAGACCAACCTGAGCGAGTGGGCGAATTTCCGCTCGTCACGCTCAACCAGCGGCTGGAGCAGCCGTGGCCTGCAAACCAAAAATCCTTACGTACTGGATAGGAACCCGAGTGGCTCAAGCGCCGGTTCGGGCGCGGCAACCGCGGCCAACCTTTGTGCAATAGCCATCGGTACAGAAACTGATGGATCTATCGTTTCGCCATCGTCCGTAAACGGGCTGGTAGGCATTAAGCCAACCGTAGGCTTATGGAGCCGCAGCGGCATCATACCGATATCAAAAACGCAGGATACTGCCGGCCCCATGGCCCGTACCGTAAAGGATGCGGCTATATTACTGGGCGCGCTTACCGGCATTGATACGGCCGATGACGCCACTATTAAAAGCAAACCCGAAAAAGATTACAGCAGATACCTTGATATTAATGGCTTAAAAGGCAAGCGGCTTGGGCTGGTAAAAATTGAAAAGCTGCCTGCATCTACAAACAGGCTGCTTCAGGAGGCAATTGCCACGCTGAAAAAACAAGGCGCAGAAATTATAGAGGTTGACCTGGATACCCGTTTAAAACCCATTGAAGGGTCGGAATTTACGGTATTGCTTTATGAGTTTAAAGATGGCCTTAACAAGTATTTAAGCAAAGCCGGTTCAAAGGTTGAGACTTTGGCTGATGTTATCGATTTCAACAAGAAGAATGAGGATAAAGCCATGCCATTTTTTAAGCAGGAAACGGCCGAATATGCCCAAACAAAAGGCGACCTGAACAGCAAAGAATACCTTGACGCGGTGGGCAAAACCACTAAATACAGCAGGCAGGGTATTGACGGCTTGCTTCAGGAAAACAAACTGGATGCACTGATAGCACCTACCAATGGCTTTGCCGTATGCATCGACCTGATCAATGGCGATTATGATAACGGATTCTCATTTTCGGGCCCGGCTGCTATGGCGGGCTACCCGCATATTACGGTACCAATGGGTGCCTGGCACGACCTGCCCATGGGCTTGTCGTTTGTAGGTACCGCCTGGAGCGAAGGGAAATTAATAAGCCTTGCGCATGCTTATGAGCAGGCGTCAAAGAAGCGTACACCGCCAAAGTTTAAACCGGACCTGTTTGTATAA
- a CDS encoding ectonucleotide pyrophosphatase/phosphodiesterase, which yields MKKYSFLLLALLVIGSKVFCQDTTQHVIPNRKNTTRQQKKPYVILISADGFRYDFAKRYHANNLLRLAGEGVSATSMIPSYPSVTFPNHYAIVSGLYPSHSGLVNNAFYDRERKERYSMSKKDKVADGSWYGGAPLWVLAEQQKMLSASFYWVASEAVIKGIQPTYYYVYNEKIDINNRIKAVVNWLKLPPASRPHFITFYFPQVDHAAHHNGPESPETEKEVIFIDSAVNELQKAVKTTGLDVNFVFVSDHGMTRVDNQNPIGIPAAIDTSKFVISGDGILVELYAKNNKDIHGTYNALKREAKDYEVYLKTNIPAHLHYGAADDWHNRIGDILLIPHVPKVFNLWNSKKINPGWHGYDPAAVKDMHASFYAWGPAFKKRLIIPAFKNVSVFNLISNILGIKHTDKIDGTDDLANKVLVRKKHKKTK from the coding sequence ATGAAGAAATATAGTTTTTTGCTGCTTGCGCTGCTCGTCATCGGCTCAAAAGTTTTTTGTCAGGATACCACTCAACATGTGATCCCAAACCGCAAAAACACCACCAGGCAACAAAAGAAACCCTATGTAATATTGATCTCGGCTGATGGTTTCAGGTACGATTTTGCCAAACGCTACCACGCCAATAACTTGTTACGCTTGGCGGGCGAAGGGGTAAGCGCCACCTCTATGATCCCATCTTACCCCTCGGTAACTTTTCCAAACCATTATGCCATTGTTAGTGGCCTGTACCCTTCCCACTCGGGTTTGGTTAACAATGCTTTTTACGACCGCGAACGTAAGGAGAGATACTCCATGAGCAAAAAGGATAAGGTTGCCGATGGCAGCTGGTACGGCGGCGCGCCGCTTTGGGTGCTTGCCGAGCAGCAGAAAATGTTGTCGGCCAGCTTTTACTGGGTGGCTTCGGAGGCCGTAATAAAAGGCATCCAACCTACCTACTACTATGTATATAACGAAAAGATAGACATCAATAACCGCATAAAAGCTGTAGTGAACTGGCTGAAACTTCCACCCGCCAGCAGGCCGCATTTTATTACCTTTTACTTTCCGCAGGTTGATCATGCAGCGCATCACAACGGGCCCGAATCGCCCGAGACGGAAAAGGAAGTAATATTTATAGATTCGGCAGTGAACGAGCTGCAAAAAGCCGTTAAAACCACCGGGCTTGACGTAAATTTTGTATTTGTATCAGACCACGGAATGACCAGGGTTGATAACCAAAACCCCATCGGCATCCCGGCAGCTATTGATACTTCAAAGTTTGTAATATCCGGGGATGGTATCCTGGTTGAGCTTTATGCCAAAAACAATAAGGACATTCATGGCACTTACAACGCGCTAAAGCGTGAGGCTAAGGATTACGAAGTGTACTTAAAAACAAATATACCAGCGCATTTACATTACGGCGCCGCCGATGACTGGCATAACCGTATAGGCGATATTTTGCTTATCCCCCATGTGCCCAAGGTATTTAACCTTTGGAACAGTAAAAAAATTAACCCCGGCTGGCATGGGTACGACCCTGCGGCTGTTAAAGACATGCACGCAAGCTTTTATGCCTGGGGGCCCGCGTTTAAAAAGCGCCTGATCATACCAGCATTTAAAAATGTTTCGGTATTTAATTTAATAAGCAATATATTAGGCATCAAACACACCGATAAAATTGATGGCACAGACGATCTGGCCAACAAGGTACTGGTCAGAAAAAAACATAAAAAAACCAAATGA
- a CDS encoding glycoside hydrolase family 5 protein, whose amino-acid sequence MKMKALLLLAALFVSAGAVAQTPVDLNGALTVKGNQIVNKNGVPPQLRGISLSWSLWAGKKYYNPAVIDWLTSDFKATIIRASMGVQPDSGYLQQPAAQKQLITDVVDEAIRQGVYVLIDWHDHNGHLHIPQSKAFFAEMAQKYKGVPNVIYEIWNEPARISWDTVKDYALQVVAEIRKYDPDNLIVVGSPKWDQDVDVAAANPITGFKNIAYSFHFYASDPNHQDRLRAKADKAIAMGLPLVVTEWGVGESDGNGRFDMAMNKKWMDWVEKNRLSWVNWNITDKRETTAILQPHAPSTGNWTAGQLTPAGVYIRERLRMLNK is encoded by the coding sequence ATGAAGATGAAAGCTTTATTATTACTGGCCGCCCTTTTTGTAAGCGCCGGTGCTGTAGCGCAAACCCCTGTTGATTTGAACGGCGCTTTAACTGTAAAAGGGAACCAAATAGTTAATAAGAACGGCGTTCCACCGCAGCTAAGGGGTATCAGCCTATCGTGGAGTTTATGGGCCGGCAAAAAGTATTATAACCCCGCGGTGATAGACTGGCTTACATCTGATTTTAAAGCGACCATTATACGCGCATCAATGGGGGTGCAGCCCGATAGCGGTTACCTGCAGCAGCCCGCGGCTCAAAAGCAATTGATAACAGATGTGGTAGACGAAGCCATCAGGCAAGGAGTGTATGTACTGATAGACTGGCACGACCATAACGGGCACCTTCACATCCCGCAGTCAAAGGCCTTTTTTGCAGAAATGGCGCAAAAGTATAAAGGTGTGCCCAATGTGATCTACGAAATATGGAACGAACCGGCACGCATAAGCTGGGATACGGTAAAAGATTACGCTTTGCAGGTAGTTGCCGAGATACGTAAATACGACCCCGATAACCTGATTGTGGTGGGCAGCCCAAAGTGGGACCAGGATGTGGATGTAGCCGCCGCCAATCCGATAACAGGATTTAAAAACATTGCTTACTCTTTTCATTTTTATGCGAGCGACCCCAACCACCAGGATAGGCTGCGCGCCAAGGCCGATAAGGCTATTGCAATGGGCCTGCCGCTAGTTGTTACTGAGTGGGGCGTGGGCGAATCTGACGGGAATGGCAGGTTTGATATGGCCATGAATAAAAAGTGGATGGATTGGGTAGAAAAGAACCGGCTGAGCTGGGTAAACTGGAACATAACCGATAAACGTGAAACCACGGCGATACTGCAACCACACGCGCCCTCAACAGGCAACTGGACGGCAGGGCAGCTAACCCCGGCAGGCGTTTATATCCGCGAAAGGCTGCGAATGCTTAATAAGTAA
- a CDS encoding BLUF domain-containing protein, translating to MKNLVYISTAVKLMEDEQLVNLLNSARNMNLKHQVTGVLLYSEGTFIQVLEGKSSDVDHILSKIEADSRHKNLITLVDEPITERNFPEWSMGFYTPKADNITHLAGYLKSTNKIEGKRDGGAAVTMLKTFIESNKLSMSY from the coding sequence ATGAAAAATCTTGTTTATATAAGCACCGCTGTAAAGTTGATGGAAGACGAGCAGCTGGTGAATCTGCTCAACAGCGCCCGGAATATGAATTTAAAGCACCAGGTAACAGGGGTTTTGCTTTACAGCGAAGGCACATTTATACAGGTACTTGAAGGGAAAAGCAGCGATGTAGATCATATCCTGTCAAAAATAGAAGCGGACTCCAGGCATAAAAATTTAATTACCTTAGTAGACGAACCTATTACCGAACGAAATTTTCCGGAATGGTCTATGGGGTTTTATACGCCTAAAGCTGATAATATCACCCACCTGGCCGGTTACCTGAAGTCGACCAATAAAATTGAGGGTAAGCGCGATGGGGGCGCTGCTGTTACAATGCTTAAAACATTTATAGAAAGTAATAAGCTTAGTATGAGTTATTGA
- a CDS encoding MBL fold metallo-hydrolase yields the protein MTITFLGTGTSQGVPVIACQCEVCTSADAHDKRLRTSVLVEGDGKVIVIDSGPDFRYQMLRQKVMHLDAIVFTHEHKDHVAGMDDIRAFNYKQQSPVDIYADERVQQALRREFPYIFDEKGYPGIPQINLHTIGLQPFDVGAVRFTPIEVMHYKLPVKGFRIKDFTYITDAKTITGSEVAKIRGSKILVINALQKEDHISHFTLEEAIAFAQEINAEKTYFTHISHRLGRHAAISKELPPGIELAYDGMQLQI from the coding sequence GTGACCATTACTTTTTTAGGAACCGGAACCTCGCAGGGCGTACCTGTTATAGCCTGCCAGTGCGAGGTATGCACATCTGCCGACGCGCACGACAAGCGCCTGCGCACTTCTGTTTTGGTTGAAGGCGACGGAAAGGTGATAGTTATCGATTCGGGGCCGGATTTCAGGTACCAGATGCTGCGGCAAAAGGTAATGCATCTTGACGCTATTGTTTTTACCCACGAACATAAGGACCATGTTGCCGGTATGGACGATATCCGTGCGTTTAACTACAAGCAGCAGAGCCCTGTAGATATTTATGCCGACGAGCGGGTACAACAGGCCCTGCGCCGCGAATTCCCGTATATTTTTGATGAGAAGGGCTACCCGGGCATCCCACAGATAAACTTGCATACAATAGGCTTGCAGCCATTTGATGTTGGCGCGGTGCGCTTTACCCCTATCGAGGTGATGCACTACAAACTGCCGGTAAAGGGTTTCCGGATAAAGGACTTTACCTATATAACCGATGCCAAAACAATAACCGGCAGCGAGGTGGCTAAAATACGGGGATCGAAAATATTGGTAATAAATGCTTTACAAAAAGAGGACCATATTTCGCATTTCACCTTAGAAGAGGCTATAGCTTTCGCCCAGGAGATCAATGCCGAAAAAACCTATTTCACCCATATCAGCCACCGTTTGGGCAGGCATGCCGCTATCAGTAAAGAACTCCCGCCGGGTATTGAGTTAGCTTATGACGGGATGCAGTTACAGATATAG
- a CDS encoding acyltransferase family protein, whose product MNSKSERFLSLDVFRGMTIVFMIIVNTPGSGAAPFAPLEHAAWFGFTPTDLVFPSFLFAVGNAMSFTMKKFDGLSTGTVLYRVLKRGLLIFLIGYLMYWFPFVDHGANGWTFRPFSGTRVMGVLQRIGLCYIFASLIIYFVRNKTTVIIISVLLLVGYQLLLLAYGDPNAPYAMLTNAGTYLDKYLLGDSHLYHGEGLAFDPEGILSTLPAIVNVIVGYYAGKFIQEKGKGYETIARLSLTGAVFIFIALTWNMSFPIGKKLWTSPFTLLTTGIDMIMISALIYAVEVRAWNKFKWTSFFTTVGKNPLAIYILSEVLIIAFWMIKIGDKNLVGWINDAFYQKIAPGPIGSLLFAISYMMICWCVGKLLEKKNVYIRV is encoded by the coding sequence ATGAATTCAAAGTCCGAACGGTTCCTTTCGCTGGATGTGTTTCGCGGAATGACGATTGTTTTTATGATCATTGTAAACACCCCGGGCAGCGGCGCCGCACCTTTTGCACCGCTTGAACATGCCGCCTGGTTTGGCTTTACCCCAACCGACCTGGTGTTTCCATCATTTTTGTTCGCGGTGGGCAATGCCATGAGTTTCACGATGAAAAAGTTTGACGGACTTAGCACCGGTACCGTTTTATACCGGGTATTAAAGCGCGGGCTGCTCATTTTTCTGATCGGGTATTTGATGTACTGGTTCCCGTTTGTCGACCATGGCGCTAACGGCTGGACATTCAGGCCTTTTAGCGGCACCCGGGTTATGGGTGTGCTGCAACGCATCGGGCTTTGCTATATTTTTGCCTCGCTGATCATCTACTTTGTTAGGAATAAAACAACTGTTATTATAATAAGTGTGCTGCTATTGGTGGGCTACCAGCTATTATTGCTCGCTTATGGCGATCCTAACGCCCCTTATGCTATGCTTACCAACGCGGGCACCTATCTTGATAAATATTTACTCGGCGATAGCCACCTTTACCATGGCGAAGGCCTAGCCTTTGACCCCGAGGGCATCCTGAGCACTTTGCCGGCCATTGTAAATGTTATAGTGGGTTACTACGCGGGCAAGTTTATACAGGAAAAGGGCAAAGGTTACGAAACCATTGCTCGGCTATCCTTAACGGGCGCGGTATTTATATTCATCGCGCTTACCTGGAACATGAGTTTCCCAATAGGTAAGAAACTATGGACAAGCCCTTTTACCCTGCTCACTACAGGTATAGACATGATCATGATATCGGCACTGATATACGCGGTTGAGGTGCGCGCCTGGAATAAATTTAAGTGGACTTCTTTTTTTACAACCGTGGGGAAAAACCCGCTGGCTATTTATATCCTTTCGGAGGTATTGATCATTGCTTTCTGGATGATCAAAATAGGCGATAAAAACCTGGTAGGATGGATAAACGATGCGTTTTACCAAAAGATAGCGCCCGGCCCTATCGGCTCGCTGCTTTTTGCCATCAGCTATATGATGATATGCTGGTGCGTTGGTAAGCTGCTGGAAAAGAAAAACGTTTATATTAGGGTGTAA
- a CDS encoding diiron oxygenase → MKADEIERLIKISKERPLMPETYVPWQEDPLQDDLYLPEALTSLHGLPVYDTLTPQQKKDLGRHEIVQVLYSYGWGEALFCVFMSRYALQLPTNSPEHRFLIREIIEEYRHQEMFAQAITRLKGAPLLQTAAHSFAGRVSTKYLPADYLFMGSLSVELITDVYGNHTRRAPEIYNVIRKVFELHNIEEGRHIHFTKGLLERYTAKAGYIKKTLYSFVILMNIYFVRTMYIRKEIYERIGLANPGAVFKQAQKNYRAKFTQNCLGQIIEFVDSWGGFNNATRWAWRWLLQAKV, encoded by the coding sequence ATGAAGGCAGATGAAATAGAGCGGTTAATAAAGATAAGCAAGGAGCGGCCGCTGATGCCCGAAACTTATGTGCCCTGGCAGGAAGACCCGCTGCAGGATGATCTGTACCTGCCGGAAGCGCTTACCTCATTACATGGCCTGCCCGTTTACGATACCCTTACCCCTCAGCAGAAAAAAGACCTTGGGCGCCACGAGATTGTGCAGGTACTATACTCCTATGGCTGGGGCGAAGCGCTGTTTTGCGTATTTATGTCGAGGTATGCATTGCAGTTGCCTACTAATAGCCCCGAGCACCGTTTTTTAATAAGGGAAATAATTGAAGAATACCGGCACCAGGAAATGTTTGCCCAAGCAATTACGCGGTTAAAGGGCGCCCCGCTTTTGCAAACAGCCGCACACAGTTTTGCGGGAAGGGTGAGTACCAAATACCTTCCTGCCGATTACTTGTTTATGGGCAGCTTATCTGTTGAATTGATAACCGATGTTTATGGCAACCATACGCGGCGTGCCCCCGAAATTTACAACGTGATCCGCAAGGTATTTGAGCTGCATAATATTGAAGAGGGACGGCATATCCATTTCACAAAAGGCCTGCTGGAGCGCTACACTGCCAAAGCAGGTTACATCAAAAAAACGCTTTACAGCTTTGTGATATTGATGAATATTTATTTTGTACGTACCATGTATATACGTAAGGAAATTTATGAGCGCATTGGCCTGGCTAACCCGGGTGCAGTATTTAAACAAGCGCAAAAAAATTACCGCGCAAAATTTACCCAAAACTGCCTGGGCCAGATCATCGAATTTGTAGATAGCTGGGGCGGTTTCAACAACGCTACCCGCTGGGCATGGCGGTGGTTATTACAAGCAAAAGTGTAA